A genomic region of Kribbella sp. NBC_00382 contains the following coding sequences:
- a CDS encoding glycoside hydrolase family 3 protein — translation MTIGSLVPASAVSAPPPEPLSNLQVATKALQGMTLEDKIGQMFVLFAYGPDASKPDARNTALYGVATPAEVVAKYKPGGWIYFNARDNVTSPTQLATYSNQLQAAALKTGLRLPLTIATDQEQGVVVRIGPPATQFGGNMAHGATRNTADARTAAGITGRELKAMGIRQDYAPVADVNVNALNPVIGVRSFSSDPKLVSDMTVAQVKGYQEDAGIMATAKHFPGHGDTVDDSHTALPTINHTREQWNTIDAPSFKAAIKAGIDSIMTAHIVVPSLDPSGDPATLSKPILTGVLRNELGFKGLVITDALEMAAVRAKYGDAEVAVRAIEAGADQLLLPPAPDVQFKAVVDAVKSGRISERQVNESVLRVLLMKLKNGVLFQPFVDPAKIATKVGTPASLATAQKIVDKSVTLVKNDTKTLPLTKDPRKILVTGWGVTTTQALANSLTTRGATTTVAQTGAAPTDAAIADAVTKAQANDVTVVLTQKAWDTKVTDKLAKQQKLVNDLLATGKTVIVVAVRDPYDIAYFTAAPTYLATYGYAAVSMESLTKVLYGEIAPTGKLPVDIPVAGDPTTPLYKFGHGLSW, via the coding sequence GTGACCATCGGGTCACTGGTGCCCGCCAGTGCTGTGAGTGCTCCACCGCCTGAGCCGCTCAGCAATCTCCAGGTGGCCACCAAGGCGCTGCAGGGGATGACGCTGGAAGACAAGATCGGGCAGATGTTCGTGTTGTTCGCCTACGGGCCGGACGCGAGCAAGCCGGATGCGCGCAACACAGCCCTGTACGGCGTGGCGACGCCTGCCGAGGTGGTGGCGAAGTACAAGCCGGGTGGCTGGATCTACTTCAACGCCCGCGACAACGTGACCAGCCCGACCCAGCTGGCGACGTACTCCAACCAGCTCCAGGCCGCGGCTCTCAAGACCGGGCTGCGCCTCCCGCTGACGATCGCCACCGACCAGGAGCAGGGCGTCGTCGTCCGCATCGGCCCGCCCGCCACCCAGTTCGGCGGCAACATGGCGCACGGTGCGACCCGCAACACCGCGGACGCCAGGACAGCAGCCGGTATCACCGGACGCGAACTCAAGGCGATGGGCATCCGTCAGGACTACGCCCCGGTCGCCGACGTCAACGTCAACGCGCTCAACCCGGTGATCGGCGTCCGCTCCTTCTCGAGCGACCCGAAGCTCGTCTCGGACATGACGGTCGCGCAGGTCAAGGGCTACCAAGAGGACGCCGGCATCATGGCGACCGCGAAGCACTTCCCGGGCCACGGTGACACCGTCGACGACAGCCACACCGCGCTGCCGACGATCAACCACACCCGCGAGCAGTGGAACACGATCGACGCGCCGTCCTTCAAGGCCGCGATCAAGGCCGGCATCGACTCGATCATGACCGCGCACATCGTCGTACCGTCCCTGGACCCGTCCGGCGACCCCGCGACGCTGAGCAAGCCGATCCTCACCGGCGTACTGCGTAACGAGCTCGGCTTCAAGGGTCTCGTCATCACCGACGCGCTCGAGATGGCAGCGGTACGGGCCAAGTACGGCGACGCCGAGGTGGCCGTCCGGGCGATCGAGGCCGGCGCCGACCAGCTGCTCCTGCCGCCGGCCCCCGACGTCCAGTTCAAGGCCGTCGTCGACGCCGTGAAGTCGGGCCGGATCAGCGAGCGCCAGGTCAACGAGAGCGTGCTGCGCGTCCTGCTGATGAAGCTCAAGAACGGCGTCCTGTTCCAGCCGTTCGTCGACCCGGCGAAGATTGCAACGAAGGTCGGTACTCCGGCCAGCCTCGCGACCGCCCAGAAGATCGTCGACAAGTCCGTCACGCTGGTGAAGAACGACACCAAGACGCTCCCGTTGACCAAGGACCCGCGCAAGATCCTCGTCACCGGCTGGGGCGTCACCACCACCCAGGCGCTGGCCAACAGCCTCACCACCCGAGGTGCGACCACCACCGTTGCCCAGACCGGTGCGGCCCCGACCGACGCCGCCATCGCCGACGCGGTCACCAAGGCGCAGGCCAACGACGTCACCGTGGTCCTCACCCAGAAGGCCTGGGACACCAAGGTCACCGACAAGCTGGCCAAGCAGCAGAAGCTCGTCAATGACCTGCTCGCCACCGGCAAGACGGTGATCGTCGTGGCGGTCCGCGACCCCTACGACATCGCGTACTTCACCGCGGCGCCGACGTACCTGGCCACCTACGGCTACGCGGCCGTCTCGATGGAGTCGCTGACCAAGGTCCTGTACGGCGAGATCGCCCCGACCGGCAAGCTCCCGGTCGACATCCCCGTCGCAGGCGACCCCACCACCCCGCTCTACAAGTTCGGCCACGGACTGTCCTGGTGA
- the glmM gene encoding phosphoglucosamine mutase, which produces MSRLFGTDGVRGLANVDLTAELALDLSVAAAHVLGEAGAFEGHRPRAVVGRDPRASGEFLEAAVVAGLASAGVDVVRLGVLPTPAVAYLTGSTGSDLGVMLSASHNPMPDNGIKFLARGGIKLDDVIEDAIEVRTGEEWQRPTGAAVGRVLDDGQGFETYVSHLVRSAPNRFDGVKVVIDCANGAASLTAPEALRRLGAEVITYAAAPDGLNINLNCGSTHMEGLRREVIGHGADLGIALDGDADRCLAVDAAGELVDGDQILAVLALAMRDSGRLSNDTVVATVMSNLGFVQAMVRERIAVEQTKVGDRYVLEAMKAGGHKLGGEQSGHVILSDHATTGDGTLTAVMLLARIAQTGKSLADLAAVMTRLPQVLVNVPNVDKTRAGTDTDVQAAVAAATARLGDTGRVLLRPSGTEPLVRVMVEAESSATAQEVAHDLAGIVETSLKL; this is translated from the coding sequence ATGTCGCGTTTGTTCGGCACGGACGGAGTCCGTGGCCTGGCGAACGTGGATCTCACCGCGGAGCTGGCGCTCGACCTCTCGGTCGCGGCAGCTCACGTACTCGGCGAGGCCGGTGCCTTCGAAGGGCACCGGCCACGCGCCGTTGTGGGGCGGGATCCTCGGGCCAGTGGCGAGTTTCTGGAAGCAGCCGTGGTGGCCGGTCTGGCCTCCGCCGGCGTCGATGTCGTCCGGCTCGGCGTGCTGCCGACCCCGGCCGTCGCCTATCTGACCGGCTCGACCGGCTCCGACCTCGGAGTCATGCTGTCGGCCAGCCACAACCCGATGCCCGACAACGGGATCAAGTTCCTGGCCCGGGGCGGGATCAAGCTCGACGACGTCATCGAGGACGCGATCGAGGTCCGTACCGGCGAAGAGTGGCAGCGCCCGACGGGTGCCGCTGTCGGCCGGGTGCTCGACGACGGACAGGGCTTCGAGACGTATGTCTCGCATCTCGTTCGCTCGGCCCCCAACCGCTTCGACGGCGTCAAGGTGGTCATCGACTGCGCCAACGGCGCGGCCTCGCTGACCGCCCCGGAGGCCCTGCGCCGGTTGGGTGCAGAGGTCATCACGTACGCCGCCGCGCCCGACGGACTGAACATCAACCTCAACTGCGGTTCGACCCACATGGAGGGTCTGCGCCGTGAGGTGATCGGGCACGGCGCCGACCTCGGCATCGCGCTCGACGGCGACGCCGACCGCTGCCTGGCCGTGGACGCGGCCGGCGAACTCGTCGACGGCGACCAGATCCTGGCCGTGCTCGCGCTGGCGATGCGCGACTCGGGCCGGCTGTCCAACGACACCGTCGTGGCGACCGTGATGAGCAACCTCGGGTTCGTCCAGGCGATGGTCCGGGAGCGGATCGCGGTCGAGCAGACCAAGGTCGGCGACCGGTACGTGCTGGAAGCGATGAAGGCCGGCGGGCACAAGCTCGGCGGCGAACAGTCCGGCCACGTGATCCTGTCCGACCACGCGACCACCGGCGACGGCACCCTGACCGCCGTCATGCTGCTCGCCCGGATCGCCCAGACCGGCAAGAGCCTGGCCGACCTGGCCGCGGTGATGACCCGCCTGCCGCAGGTCCTCGTCAACGTCCCGAACGTCGACAAGACCCGCGCCGGCACCGACACCGACGTACAGGCAGCCGTAGCAGCAGCCACCGCCCGCCTGGGCGACACCGGCCGAGTCCTCCTGCGCCCTTCCGGCACAGAACCCCTCGTCCGGGTCATGGTCGAAGCCGAGTCCTCCGCCACCGCCCAAGAGGTAGCCCACGACCTCGCCGGCATCGTCGAGACCTCCCTCAAGCTCTGA
- a CDS encoding LacI family DNA-binding transcriptional regulator, which yields MRDVAKRAGVSIATVSFVLNDTKPVTPATRERIELAMTELGFRRNVVARALASRRTRIIAMAYPALDHRFGFSAAEFFTSAAEVARKQDYHLVLWPVGNDGGELTELVGQALVDGVVLMEVQLEDPRIAVLQRTKTPFALIGRTTALEGLIHVDIDFDTTIEDAVGYLHGLGHRRLVLVSGDLADPRFHTYGPYVRSEAAYRRVTAGYGIETIVLECSDSTRTGREAATRLLRDHPETTAVLVLNEYSALGVMSGLNRLGRRIPDEISVLSLMAPDTAALSNPELTIMRTPGPELGRLGTEALIRQLEGATPLPPPHLIPAKLHLGESTAPPPKEAS from the coding sequence ATGCGGGACGTGGCGAAGCGGGCGGGCGTGTCCATCGCCACCGTCTCCTTCGTGCTCAACGACACCAAGCCGGTGACGCCGGCGACCCGGGAGCGGATCGAGCTCGCGATGACGGAGCTGGGCTTCCGCCGCAACGTGGTCGCCCGCGCGCTGGCCAGCCGGCGTACCCGGATCATCGCGATGGCCTATCCGGCGCTGGACCACCGGTTCGGGTTCTCGGCGGCGGAGTTCTTCACCAGTGCGGCCGAAGTGGCGCGCAAGCAGGACTACCACCTGGTGCTCTGGCCGGTCGGGAACGACGGCGGCGAGCTCACCGAACTGGTCGGGCAGGCACTGGTCGACGGAGTCGTGCTGATGGAGGTCCAGCTCGAGGATCCACGGATCGCGGTGCTCCAGCGAACCAAGACACCGTTCGCGCTGATCGGCCGGACCACCGCCCTGGAAGGCCTGATCCACGTCGACATCGACTTCGACACCACGATCGAGGACGCGGTCGGCTACCTGCACGGCCTGGGGCACCGCCGGCTGGTACTGGTCTCCGGCGATCTGGCCGACCCGAGATTCCACACCTACGGACCGTACGTGCGATCCGAGGCCGCCTATCGCCGGGTCACGGCCGGGTACGGCATCGAGACCATCGTGCTGGAGTGCTCCGACTCGACCCGGACCGGCCGGGAGGCCGCGACCCGCCTGCTACGCGATCACCCGGAGACGACGGCCGTCCTGGTACTGAACGAGTACTCCGCCCTCGGGGTGATGTCCGGCCTGAACCGCCTCGGCCGCCGCATCCCGGACGAGATCTCGGTGCTCTCGCTGATGGCCCCCGACACGGCAGCCCTGTCGAACCCCGAGCTGACCATCATGCGCACCCCCGGCCCCGAACTCGGCCGCCTCGGCACCGAGGCCCTGATCCGCCAACTCGAGGGCGCCACCCCACTCCCCCCACCCCACCTCATCCCCGCCAAGCTGCACCTCGGCGAATCCACCGCGCCACCTCCGAAGGAGGCGAGCTAG
- a CDS encoding SigE family RNA polymerase sigma factor produces the protein MPDRDRDYVEFVEASSAALRRTAYLVCGDWHRADDVVQDALYRLYLAWSKVDRSGNPLAYARRTVINSALDIGRRPWRREVSTDNPPERGRNDDTADAYAERDEVLSALLQLAPRQRACIVLRYYEDLSIEQTAEILNCSQGTVKSQAARALETLRHTINRTRSVGRLS, from the coding sequence ATGCCTGATCGGGATCGGGACTATGTGGAGTTCGTCGAGGCGTCCAGTGCGGCGTTGCGGCGGACCGCTTACCTGGTTTGCGGGGACTGGCATCGGGCCGATGACGTGGTCCAGGACGCGTTGTACAGGCTGTACCTGGCCTGGTCCAAGGTGGATCGGAGCGGGAATCCCCTCGCTTACGCCCGCCGGACCGTCATCAACTCGGCCCTGGACATCGGTCGGCGCCCCTGGCGCCGGGAAGTGTCGACCGACAATCCACCCGAGCGAGGGCGCAATGACGACACGGCCGACGCCTACGCCGAGCGCGACGAGGTCCTGTCGGCTCTGCTCCAGCTCGCGCCGCGCCAACGGGCCTGCATCGTGCTGCGGTACTACGAGGATCTCTCGATCGAGCAGACCGCCGAGATCCTCAACTGCTCGCAGGGCACGGTGAAGAGCCAGGCCGCCCGCGCACTCGAAACCCTCCGTCACACCATCAACCGGACCCGCTCGGTCGGGCGGCTCTCGTGA
- the rplM gene encoding 50S ribosomal protein L13, with translation MRTYSPKPADVTREWHVIDATDVVLGRLAVQIATLLRGKHKPTFAPHVDGGDFVVVVNASKIALSGNKRTDKLAYRHSGHPGGLTATPVGEILEKDPRKAVEKAVWGMLPKNRLSRQLLGKLKVYAGPEHPHTAQQPKPFEITQIAQ, from the coding sequence GTGCGCACGTACAGCCCGAAACCTGCTGACGTCACCCGTGAGTGGCATGTGATCGACGCCACCGACGTCGTGCTCGGTCGGCTCGCCGTCCAGATCGCCACCCTGCTGCGTGGCAAGCACAAGCCGACGTTCGCTCCGCACGTCGACGGTGGCGACTTCGTCGTCGTCGTCAACGCGTCGAAGATCGCCCTGTCGGGCAACAAGCGGACCGACAAGCTGGCATACCGCCACTCGGGTCACCCGGGTGGTCTGACGGCCACGCCGGTCGGCGAGATCCTCGAGAAGGACCCTCGCAAGGCCGTCGAGAAGGCTGTCTGGGGCATGCTCCCGAAGAACCGTCTGAGCCGTCAGCTGCTGGGCAAGCTGAAGGTCTACGCCGGTCCGGAGCACCCGCACACGGCTCAGCAGCCGAAGCCGTTCGAGATCACCCAGATCGCTCAGTAG
- a CDS encoding carbohydrate ABC transporter permease — translation MSDSAVRRAIYTAIGVLILAMMLFPVYWMVNASLQPSGNTLTAGFLPLNPTFEGYRRALSEQGRNLVTSVLIAGGTVVLCLLISAPCAYALSQFRSRWVGIGLLAILVSQMIPGIVIANALYTAYERLGLLNSIPGLIVANCSSGIPFAILILRSFMLSLPPSLVEAARVDGAGLFRAFVAIVLPISRNSLITAGLFTFLFSWSDFLFALTLTTKGRVRPVTLGIYQYLGTQVQNWNAVMATAVLSAIPAIVLLVVAQKYIAAGAIGGAVK, via the coding sequence ATGTCCGACTCGGCTGTTCGTCGCGCGATCTACACCGCGATCGGCGTACTGATCCTGGCCATGATGCTGTTCCCCGTCTACTGGATGGTGAACGCTTCGCTCCAGCCGTCCGGCAACACCCTGACGGCCGGCTTCCTGCCGCTGAACCCGACCTTCGAGGGCTACCGGCGGGCGCTCAGCGAGCAGGGGCGCAACCTGGTCACCAGCGTGCTCATCGCGGGCGGCACCGTGGTGCTTTGCCTGCTGATCTCGGCGCCCTGTGCGTATGCGTTGTCGCAGTTCCGGTCCCGCTGGGTGGGGATCGGGCTGCTGGCGATCCTGGTCTCCCAGATGATCCCGGGGATCGTGATCGCCAACGCGCTCTACACGGCCTACGAGCGGCTCGGGCTGCTGAACTCGATCCCCGGCCTGATCGTGGCCAACTGCAGCAGCGGGATCCCGTTCGCGATCCTGATCCTGCGCTCGTTCATGCTCTCGCTGCCGCCGTCGCTGGTGGAGGCGGCCCGGGTGGACGGAGCCGGGCTTTTCCGGGCGTTCGTCGCGATCGTGTTGCCGATCAGCAGGAACTCCCTCATCACCGCGGGACTGTTCACCTTCCTCTTCTCCTGGAGCGACTTCCTCTTCGCCCTCACGCTGACCACCAAGGGTCGCGTGCGGCCGGTCACGCTCGGGATCTACCAGTACCTGGGTACCCAGGTACAGAACTGGAACGCGGTGATGGCGACCGCCGTACTGTCCGCGATCCCGGCGATCGTGCTGCTGGTCGTCGCTCAGAAGTACATCGCCGCCGGCGCCATCGGTGGCGCCGTCAAATGA
- the rpsI gene encoding 30S ribosomal protein S9 has protein sequence MSDITTETEELDTEVPIDTEGPVAYTSETNPSPEQRAESGRVAVINPAGATGRRKEAVARVRLIPGSGNITVNGKPIDVYFPNKVHQQHVNEPFVVAGLEGSYDVIARINGGGITGQAGALQLGIARCLNAADEEANRPGLKKAGLLSRDARIKERKKAGLKKARKAPQYSKR, from the coding sequence GTGAGCGACATCACCACCGAGACCGAAGAACTCGACACCGAGGTCCCCATCGACACCGAGGGCCCGGTTGCCTACACCTCCGAGACGAACCCGAGCCCGGAGCAGCGCGCCGAGTCCGGTCGCGTCGCGGTGATCAACCCGGCCGGTGCCACCGGCCGCCGCAAGGAAGCTGTTGCGCGCGTCCGGCTGATCCCGGGCTCCGGCAACATCACCGTCAACGGCAAGCCGATCGACGTCTACTTCCCGAACAAGGTTCACCAGCAGCACGTGAACGAGCCGTTCGTGGTCGCCGGCCTCGAGGGCTCCTACGACGTCATCGCCCGGATCAACGGCGGCGGCATCACCGGCCAGGCCGGTGCGCTGCAGTTGGGCATCGCCCGCTGCCTGAACGCGGCCGACGAGGAGGCGAACCGTCCGGGTCTGAAGAAGGCCGGTCTGCTCTCCCGTGACGCGCGGATCAAGGAGCGGAAGAAGGCCGGCCTCAAGAAGGCCCGTAAGGCTCCGCAGTACAGCAAGCGCTGA
- a CDS encoding Gfo/Idh/MocA family protein, translated as MPEPLRLLQVGAGGMGRAWLRNIGQNPDVVLAGLVDLDVALARAAADEHGYADVPVAASVAELAERTGAEAVIDVTVPAAHPAVSVDALLRGLPVLCEKPLAESVRECLTMVAAAEASGRLLMVSQSRRYFRTGEAFGRQLAGLGPVGSLSCEFFKAPRFGGFREQMAEPLLVDMAIHQFDLARKLIGSEPLSVYCDSYNPDWSWFSGHAAADAVFSFDGGARFVFTGSWCAPGLETSWNGRWRASSANGTAIWDGDSAPVAEYASGPAVPAEIGTGPEEIAGSLAEFVHALRTSSTPQTEVHANVISVAMVEAAVRSSASGAPVRIADVVSAAHAEAIETVPAGVLLDVLRSWPSAERVVGLPEKY; from the coding sequence ATGCCTGAACCCCTGCGGCTCCTTCAGGTCGGCGCCGGCGGCATGGGTCGCGCCTGGCTGCGCAATATCGGACAGAACCCGGACGTCGTCCTGGCCGGGCTGGTCGACCTCGACGTCGCGCTGGCCCGGGCGGCGGCCGACGAGCACGGGTACGCCGATGTCCCGGTGGCGGCGTCGGTCGCCGAGCTGGCCGAGCGGACGGGCGCCGAGGCGGTGATCGACGTGACCGTCCCGGCGGCCCATCCGGCGGTCAGCGTGGATGCCTTGCTGCGAGGTCTGCCGGTGCTGTGCGAGAAGCCGCTGGCTGAGTCGGTCCGCGAATGCCTGACGATGGTCGCGGCCGCCGAGGCGAGCGGCAGGTTGCTGATGGTCTCGCAGTCCCGCCGGTACTTCCGGACCGGCGAGGCCTTCGGGCGGCAGTTGGCCGGGCTCGGCCCGGTCGGGTCGTTGTCGTGCGAGTTCTTCAAGGCGCCACGGTTCGGCGGCTTCCGGGAGCAGATGGCCGAGCCGCTGCTGGTCGACATGGCGATCCATCAGTTCGACCTGGCCCGCAAGCTGATCGGGTCCGAGCCGCTGTCGGTGTACTGCGACTCCTACAACCCGGACTGGAGCTGGTTCAGCGGGCACGCGGCTGCCGACGCGGTCTTCAGCTTCGACGGGGGAGCCAGATTCGTCTTCACCGGAAGCTGGTGCGCGCCGGGGCTGGAGACCTCGTGGAACGGTCGCTGGCGGGCGAGTTCCGCGAACGGCACGGCGATCTGGGACGGCGACTCCGCACCGGTGGCCGAGTACGCCTCGGGGCCTGCCGTGCCGGCCGAGATCGGCACGGGGCCGGAAGAGATCGCCGGGTCCCTGGCTGAGTTCGTGCACGCGTTGCGTACCTCCAGTACGCCGCAGACGGAGGTGCACGCCAACGTGATCAGTGTCGCGATGGTCGAGGCGGCGGTCCGCTCGTCGGCGTCGGGCGCGCCGGTCCGGATCGCCGATGTCGTCTCGGCCGCCCACGCCGAGGCGATCGAGACCGTACCGGCAGGGGTGCTGCTCGACGTACTGCGCTCCTGGCCGTCGGCCGAGCGGGTGGTCGGGCTGCCGGAGAAGTATTGA
- a CDS encoding carbohydrate ABC transporter permease: protein MSSRGRRRRGEDLTKVLFVAPAALAMLALFGYPVLKNLMMSLQDYTLRTFFTGQAPWVGLRNYTTVVTDQLFSQAMVNTALFTIGSIAFQFAAGLALALFFRRRFPLSNLLRSLLLLPWLLPLIVSSATWRSILEQDSGILNRTLTGLGLINDPVPWLNSPSVALIAVIGVNIWIGIPFNVTLLYSGLADIPQELYEAGQLDGATGWRGFRYITWPNLRAVASVLLVLGVVYTIKVLDIILGLTGGGPANATQTLATQSYQRSFVDFKFGEGAALSNILIAISLLFAVVYLRGTRRAVDE, encoded by the coding sequence GTGAGCTCCCGGGGACGCCGCCGTCGCGGTGAGGACCTGACCAAGGTCCTCTTCGTGGCGCCTGCCGCGCTGGCGATGCTCGCGCTGTTCGGGTACCCGGTGCTGAAGAACCTGATGATGAGCCTGCAGGACTACACCCTGCGGACCTTCTTCACCGGGCAGGCGCCCTGGGTCGGACTGCGGAACTACACGACGGTGGTGACCGACCAGCTCTTCTCGCAGGCGATGGTGAACACCGCGTTGTTCACCATCGGCTCGATCGCCTTCCAGTTCGCCGCCGGTCTGGCGCTGGCGCTGTTCTTCCGCCGCCGGTTCCCGCTCAGCAATCTGTTGCGGTCGCTGCTCCTGCTGCCGTGGCTGCTGCCGCTGATCGTCTCCAGCGCGACCTGGCGGTCGATCCTCGAACAGGACAGCGGCATCCTGAACCGCACGCTGACCGGGCTCGGCCTGATCAACGATCCGGTGCCGTGGCTGAACTCGCCGTCGGTGGCGCTGATCGCGGTGATCGGGGTGAACATCTGGATCGGCATCCCGTTCAACGTGACCCTGCTGTACTCCGGTCTCGCGGACATCCCGCAGGAGTTGTACGAGGCCGGACAGCTGGACGGCGCCACCGGCTGGCGCGGGTTCCGCTACATCACCTGGCCGAACCTGCGAGCGGTGGCCAGCGTGCTGCTGGTGCTCGGCGTCGTCTACACGATCAAGGTGCTGGACATCATCCTCGGCCTGACCGGCGGTGGGCCGGCCAATGCCACCCAGACGCTGGCGACCCAGTCGTACCAGCGGTCGTTCGTCGACTTCAAGTTCGGCGAGGGTGCGGCCCTGAGCAACATCCTGATCGCGATCTCGCTGCTGTTCGCGGTCGTCTACCTGCGCGGCACCCGCCGTGCCGTCGACGAATAG
- a CDS encoding ABC transporter substrate-binding protein, giving the protein MITQRIAAALAGTTALSLVIAGCGDSGNSSPSSSGGSVSSLSVLDYYNNDPDKAAVQKGLDSCAGKLGITIQRETVPGDTLIAKVLQQASSKTLPDVLMLDNPDVQQIAATGALAPLNDMGLNGDGVIQGMNDATSYQGKLYGLAPVTNTIALFYNTQMLQEAGVQPPKTWDELKAAAKKLTKPGRYGIAFNANATYEGSWQFLPAMWTNGGDETDLKSPQVAEALQLWVDLVQSGSASKSVINWTQGDAKDQFAAGKAAMMVNGPWQIPALAKTPNIKWDVVTFPLNKPDQTPVAPLGGEAWTVPLNKDQAKQQKAADFVKCLNSDENEMAWAKARFTLPTKTALLDQYAKEVPSMKAFAEQVKTARARTGKLGEKWPDAAKVIYQAIALALTGKATAQDAFSKASGG; this is encoded by the coding sequence ATGATCACGCAGCGGATCGCCGCGGCCCTGGCGGGTACGACGGCTCTGTCGCTCGTCATCGCCGGCTGCGGCGACAGCGGGAACAGTTCGCCGTCCTCGTCCGGCGGCAGCGTCAGCAGCCTCTCGGTGCTGGACTACTACAACAACGACCCGGACAAGGCGGCCGTGCAGAAGGGGCTCGACTCCTGCGCGGGCAAGCTCGGCATCACGATTCAGCGCGAGACGGTGCCTGGTGACACCTTGATCGCGAAGGTGCTGCAGCAGGCCTCGTCGAAGACGCTGCCCGACGTATTGATGCTGGACAACCCCGACGTCCAGCAGATCGCCGCGACCGGCGCGCTCGCGCCCTTGAACGACATGGGCCTGAACGGGGACGGGGTCATCCAGGGCATGAACGACGCGACGTCGTACCAGGGCAAGCTCTACGGACTGGCGCCGGTGACGAACACGATCGCGTTGTTCTACAACACGCAGATGCTGCAGGAGGCCGGCGTCCAGCCGCCGAAGACCTGGGACGAGCTGAAGGCCGCGGCCAAGAAGCTCACCAAGCCCGGCCGGTACGGCATCGCCTTCAACGCCAACGCGACCTACGAAGGCTCGTGGCAGTTCCTGCCGGCGATGTGGACCAACGGTGGCGACGAGACGGACCTGAAGAGTCCGCAGGTCGCGGAAGCGCTGCAGCTGTGGGTGGATCTGGTGCAGTCGGGCTCGGCGTCGAAGAGCGTGATCAACTGGACCCAGGGCGACGCGAAGGACCAGTTCGCGGCCGGCAAGGCCGCGATGATGGTGAACGGCCCGTGGCAGATCCCGGCGCTGGCGAAGACCCCCAACATCAAGTGGGACGTGGTCACGTTCCCGCTGAACAAGCCGGACCAGACGCCGGTCGCACCGCTGGGTGGTGAGGCCTGGACGGTCCCGCTGAACAAGGACCAGGCCAAGCAGCAGAAGGCCGCCGACTTCGTGAAGTGCCTCAACTCCGACGAGAACGAGATGGCCTGGGCCAAGGCCCGCTTCACCCTGCCGACCAAGACCGCGCTGCTCGACCAGTACGCCAAGGAGGTGCCCTCGATGAAGGCGTTCGCCGAGCAGGTCAAGACCGCCCGGGCCCGGACCGGCAAGCTCGGTGAGAAGTGGCCCGACGCCGCCAAGGTGATCTATCAGGCGATCGCGCTGGCGCTGACCGGCAAGGCCACGGCGCAGGACGCTTTCAGCAAGGCCTCCGGCGGGTGA
- a CDS encoding ThuA domain-containing protein — MTLRVLVWGENRHEQVEPHVAEIYPDGMHTTIAEGIAENLGDAVEVATTTLDEPEHGLTEEVLAGTDVLVWWGHAAHGEVDDKVVDRVYQHVLSGMGLLVLHSAHWSKIFGKLMGTTCTLRWRSERDRELVWTVNPTHPIARGVPHPIVIEQQEMYGEFFDIPVPDELVFVSTFSGGEVFRSGCTFRRGHGKIFFFSPGDQDYPVYHHKDVRKVIANGVEWARTDLPERALPTLLRYETGDFFNGHGYAGPIEAESDEERADA, encoded by the coding sequence ATGACGCTTCGCGTACTCGTCTGGGGCGAGAACCGGCACGAGCAGGTCGAGCCGCACGTCGCCGAGATCTACCCCGACGGCATGCACACCACGATCGCGGAAGGCATCGCCGAGAATCTCGGTGACGCCGTCGAGGTCGCTACGACGACCCTCGACGAACCCGAGCACGGGCTGACCGAGGAGGTACTGGCCGGCACCGACGTACTGGTCTGGTGGGGCCATGCCGCGCACGGTGAGGTCGACGACAAGGTGGTCGACCGGGTGTACCAGCACGTCCTGTCGGGGATGGGCCTGCTCGTTCTGCACTCCGCGCACTGGTCGAAGATCTTCGGCAAGCTGATGGGCACCACCTGCACCCTGCGCTGGCGCAGTGAGCGGGATCGCGAGCTGGTCTGGACGGTCAACCCGACGCACCCGATCGCCCGCGGCGTGCCGCATCCGATCGTGATCGAGCAGCAGGAGATGTACGGCGAGTTCTTCGACATCCCGGTGCCGGACGAGCTGGTCTTCGTGTCCACGTTCAGCGGTGGCGAGGTGTTCCGTTCCGGCTGCACCTTCCGCCGCGGCCACGGCAAGATCTTCTTCTTCTCGCCCGGCGACCAGGACTACCCGGTGTACCACCACAAGGATGTCCGCAAGGTGATCGCCAACGGGGTCGAGTGGGCCAGGACCGACCTGCCGGAGCGGGCGCTGCCGACGCTGCTGCGGTACGAGACCGGGGACTTCTTCAACGGCCACGGGTACGCCGGGCCGATCGAGGCTGAGTCCGATGAGGAGCGTGCCGATGCCTGA